From the genome of Trichosurus vulpecula isolate mTriVul1 chromosome 6, mTriVul1.pri, whole genome shotgun sequence:
CTCAGGGCTAATATCTGTTGGTGCCAGAGCTCCAGGAGAAGAGCTAGCATTCTCTATCCTCTCCTGAGGGGAATATCTCAAAAGGGAGGAATTAGAGTCTTAGGAACATGGATGCAAGAGCCTTAATTGAAAACCTCAGAGCAGATCTCATTTGCTCTATCTGCCTGGGTTACGTCACTGACCCAGTGACTGTCAAATGTGGCCATACCTTTTGTACAGAGTGTCTTCTCCAGTACAGGGAGGGAGCTAATGAAACTGTAACATGCCCAGAGTGCAGAGGAGTCATCAAAGACAGTGACTTGGTGCCTAACAGGAACCTGCAGAATCTATCCATCACTAGCAAAATCCTAAGACCTCATATGCTGAAGAGCATGGTGGGCCTGACTACCTGTGATCAgcactgggaaaaagagaaatttttctGTGAGGAAGACCAGAGGGTCCTCTGTGATTCCTGTTTATTAGCCCAAGAGCACAAGGATCACCAAGTGCTTCCCTTGGACACAGCTACCGACAAGGGCAAGGACAAGCTCCAGAAGATACGAACTCTCttacagaaaaaagaagaagagtttAAAACAGCATTAGgcaaagtgagagaaagagagacttgCTGTAAGGATGATGCCTACACTCTGAAACACTCCATTATTTCTGAATATAAGAAGATGCACCAGTTCTTATGGGATGAAGAATATCAATACTTGCAAAGACTGGATGAGGAATCCAGAGACAACCTGTTCAAACTGGAGGAGAGCAAGGCCAACCTGTCCCGACAAATCCAGAATCTACAGCAAATGATTTTAGAAGTAAAGGACAATTTGGACAAGGCGCCCTTGGAAATGCTCCAGGGCATGATGGGCACTTTGAAAAGGAGTGAGGAGTCACTTCTTCAAGAACCAGAGCTTGTTTCCCCTGCCTGGCTCACCTTCCCCATCACAGGCTTGAGAGAAGTGCTCAGGACTTTCCAGACAGATATAACTCTTGATCCTGAATCAGCCAATCCTCTTCTCATCCTGTCTGGAGATTTGAAGAGTGTCCAGTATGGAAGTGTCCCTCAGGACCTGCCTGACAACAAAGACAGATTTGACTGCGTTCTTGCCGTTTTGGGGGCCCAGACCTTCACCTCAGGCAAACACTATTGGGAAGTGCATGTAGGAGATAAGACAGAGTGGGAGTTGGGCATCTGTAAAGATTCAGTCAGCAGAAAGGGGaagctctcttcctcctctgaggATGTAAAGACAATATTAGGCTGCACGTGGGGAAattgtttcctcctctggaattcACAAATGGGCTTTCAGCACAGCCCACCTATTCAAAAAGTGGGCATTTTTCTTGATTATGAAAAGGGACACATAGCATTTTATGATGTCACAGAAGGATCCCTTATCCACAGTTTCTCCAACATAGCCTTTGAAGGGCCTCTTCGCCCTTACTTCTCTCTTTGCCTTCCTAATAAGGAAAGTAGACCTGGATCACTCACTATCTGCACAGGAGAGTAATCAGCAGGGAGCTATCAATGTGGCTAATTACTAAGGCTGACTCTGTATGAGGAGTGACTGAACATGCCATGACACTGCAagtgactttctttttatttgaactcatgttgATCAATAAAGTGATGTGtgattataaaaacaaatgagaatAAAGTCTTTCTTATTAATACTACGTATCAAAAAAAATTGTCCCACGAAACCTTACCCCCAGAAGTAATACACAACACAGGACAaaagaggtttggactagagaGGCCAAGTGCAAGCAAAGATGAAGTTGGGTTTTATGGGGAGGCATTCTGCTGCtaattgattgtgtgaccttggacaagtcacttcttggTAAAATGAAATCATTGCAATAGAGCAGAGGTGCGGAACCTGGAGCtcgaaggccacgtgtggccctttGGGTCCTCAAGTACatccctttgaccaaatccaatctgcacagaacaaattcccttaagaaaaggatttgttctgtaacactCGGGCTCAGTGAAAAGGCTGCACCCTAGGACCTAGAATGCCTGTGGCATGGAAGTGGCAGATTCTCCAGCCCTGCACTAGactatctctaaggtcctttctagtacTTTCCTGCAGTCAATGATGCTATTGTATTCTATTCTCACCTGTTCCATCTATAAGTGATAATGCTCTCTGACTggaaagaggcagaggagaggggtTACCTGAGgataggaaaaagaaagtgtTGGGACCTGAATACTGAAAAGCGGTTGGTTCTTGATAGCTTCTCAGGAGGAGTTTGTAACCTCGTCTGTGAATTGACCCCTCAGGGTAAAGTTTTAAAATacctgaaagaaatgctaaatttccatTAGGGGTCAGTGAAATtaatgatgtaattttttttccccatccaaatgcAGGAATCTCTGATGGAGCCCAGCTTCAGATGTTTAATCATGATATCTCTCAGTCTCTCCCAATTCTTATATTCCACACTCCCCTGAGTTCTGTAACAATCTCTAGGGTCATGAAAGTCCCCTTCTTACTGGGAAACTCCTTTATTCTTTGTGAAAAAATGTTACACAGGTTTTTTTTAGGCAGATTTATTTTTTGTCACAACATTATGACTTCTAGCCCTGGACTCAGAGTGAGAAAGCTGTCTATGCTTACCTCCCACCATCACTGTTTTCTATCTGAGTTACTGTGAACAGGTCACTCAGTTTTCAGAGCCTCTTCTAATTATTGCCCATGTGGAGATGAAGGCTGTAGCCTTCCTTGCCTAAATAGATCTGACCAGATAGGCGAGACAGACTTAGGCATAGACTTTCCGAAGTACAGAATATATTGTACATGAGACTGCAAGTGACTTTCTAATTATTTGAATTCATGTTGAAATGGTCAATAAAGTGCTGTACATTTATTAAAACCAATGGGAATAAAGTGTATCTTCTTTATACTTAGTATCAAAAAAAATTCATCCCATCAAACCTTACCCCCCAAAGCAATACACACCACAGGGCAAAAGAGGTTGGACTGGGGATCCTAAATGCAAACAAAGAGAGAATTGGCCTTTCTGAGGAAGCATCCTGCTGTTAATTGAttgtacaagtcacttctctgtagTCAAAGTCATTGCTCTCTCTAAGGTCATTCCTAGCAAAACTATCCTGGTGTGAAAGATGCTATTGTATTCTATTGTTATCTGTCCAATGGGTAAGTGATAATGCTCTTTGATTGGAAAGAGGTGGTGGAGAGGGGTTTCCTGAGGATACGAAAAAGAAAGTGTTGGCCAGCTGAACATTGAAAAGTAGTGGGTTCTTGATAGCATCTCAGGAGGGGTTCTTAACAATTTCTGTGAATGGACTCCTCCGACAGCTTCATAAATAGCATGGATCTTTTctcaggataaaattttaaaataactgaaggaaatgctaagtcTCAATTAAAAGTAAGTGAAACTAATGCTgtaattcccccctccccccatccaagtGTTTGAATGAGTGATGGAGCCCAGCTTCCATGTTTAACCACAATCTCTCTGGTTCTCTCCTAATTCTAACATTCAATACTCCCTTGGGTTCAGTAATTCTCCCTAGGGTCATGAAAGCCCCATTCTTGCTGGGGACATTCCTTTATTCTTCATGAAAAATGTCAGATCTTTTTTTGTCACAACTCTGTGACTtggagccctggacttggagtccaaagCTAGGCTTAGCTCCCACCTTCAGTGCTTTCTATCTGAGCTGCTGTGTCAAATGACTCAGCTTTTAGAGCCTCAATACCCTTTTGACTATAGCTCTAGGGCTGGATTaaaccaggagttcttaatttgGAGCCCCAGAACCCCAGgggatccatggatagatttcaggggagtctgtgaacttgcatttttaaaaatgcatctttatttccaCTAACACCTAGCATAAAAtttatatttccttcaattattataAAAACATTATGTGGATTGttgatccataggcttcaccagactgccaaaagggacAATggcaaaaaagataaataatccttggataaaaaaaaaaatctctaagggTTGTTCCAGGTCTAAAGTCTAGGGTTCAAGTAAAACACTCCcctagagaaggggagaagaatcTGAGAATGGCTCATCTTGAAATCATGGATGTGGGGAAGAATAAACAACCCAGCCAAGTTGTATGATTGTTCATTAACCCCAGAGTGGGTCTGTATTCATGTCCCTGACCTTCATCAGAGAGCCCAAGGAACTTGGCAAGAGGAATGCTGGGCAGCAGGATCAGAAGGGGAGAAACTGAGTGAGTGCAAGGGGACACCAGGCTAGCCTCAATCTAAGAACTGGACACCCAGATAAAGTGTATTAGGAGGATGGATGGAGGATGTTAGATTTCCTGGCCTTCAGAAAGGAAGGTATCAGAATCCTAATACAAATAATAGTTAATAGTGCGAAGGAACCAACAACCATAAAGGGCAGAGTCAACTTCTACCTAGATGCTAAGTTTCCTTCAGTCATACCATCTGCAGcccttcttaaattgtgggtagTGACCCTATGTGGGATCTCCAAAAATCTGACAAGAGAAGGTTTCTAAATgggtaaaaacaaaaattaattaaaaatcaaatgcctaataaatctgaggtgtttctggaagCCTCCTGACTCTGAACAAAATGCATGTCCAGAAACCATGCCCTCTTTGTACTGCCCTTGCCCTCAGGTCATTCAATGGCAACAAGCCCTCTTTATTAGGGTAATAGACTGGActctctagagctggaaggtgctTCAGAGACCCTATcgttttcctccctccttttaccTTTTAAGACCTAAGGAGATtgctgtatttccccatgtataacaCGCTCCCATGTATatgatgcaccttaattttggggcccgaaatttgaaaaaaaaaaccctattacataaagttattgaactcaagttttattcatcataaaattcatacagctcctcatcactgtcaaaactcccattcattagcttgtcctcatctgtgtttgatgataaatctctgtcttcatatattccctcaccctcagttccatctatggcatttgaaatgccacacttcttaaatgacttgactacgatttcaatcttgatattatcccagAATCTTTTCACCCATGTACAAACTGCtcctatagttggtttcttcactcttccctctcctggccttcttctgccttggcattttcagtagggtttcttcttcccgtaggcAGTCTCGTATTGTTTTCTCACTTGGAGAAGAACCAAACTTATactcagcagcatgatttccattcactttgcaaactggatcacttttaacttgaattcagcaccttacgaaaatcttttctgagccatttctgggcagaacttGGCAAAACTTAACCTattataccggtaacaaatgcgaaacaatagAGCAAAGACAGCAAGcctgaaaaagcaggaaatgcaagtaaaaaaatctacaacaatgagggCAAAAACAAGccagaaaaagtgggaaatgcaagtaaaaaaaactacaacAATGAGGGCAAAAACAAGCCCCCAAAAGTGGGAAATACAAGTAAGAAAATCTACAACCACtttataagacacacccagtttttagaccccaaattttttgaaaaagggtgtgtcttatacatggagaaatatgGTAAGTAATTTTTCCAAGATCATATAAGTAGGAAGTTTAGAGGTGGGATGTTTCAGGATGGATCAAACAGTGACCTCTATgaggtcatttctttttttttaatttttttttttactttacaacactctattctacataattttgagttccagattttcttccctccttccccacgatggcatggaatcccatataacttccacgtataacttcgcattgaattaatttacacattagtcaagttatggagaagaattgtgatcaatgaaatgaatcatgagaaagaaaaaacaggaccaaaaaaaaaaaccaacccaaaaacaaaaataaaagaggaaaaaaaaaggcaggggggaaaggctagcatgaagtgtgcctatGAGGTCACTTCTTGCTCAGAAATTCTCTCCATTATTGTCGGTTACTTCTTGGAAAGAATGCTGTGAACTGCTCCACCCATTCTGGAAggctatttggaactatggcccCAAAGCTGTTTAATTGtgtatagcctttgacccagagataacTCTATTAGGTCTATACTCCAAAAAGATcatagcacaaaaatatttgtcgTGGCTCTTTTgaagatggaaaagaaatggaaaccaagggagtgtccatcatttggggaatggcttgaaaATCTAAGACATGCTGAGGAgatagaatactattgtcttATCAGATATCATaaagttttagagaaacctgggaagatttgtataaactgatgcagactgaagtgagCATAAGCAGAACCACCTACACATTCACATTATTGTAAaggcaaacaatttttaaaaacttatccTAGTGATGACAGCCATAATTCCTCCAGAGGATACATCATGAAATATGCTATCCTCCTGCAGAGACAAAAGTGATACACTCAATGTTGATTAaggtcttttttcccccacacAAGGCAACTCAGGAACTTCTTTAGTTCAGCTATACATGTTTACACAAGGAGTTTGTTTTCATGCATTCTCAGTGGTTAGAGGTGGGGCAGAGAAAAGGAGTTGGAAGAGCTAGGAAGcaaatttttattgaaaaataaaatttaggggcaactaggtggcacagtgagtagagcactggccctggagtcaggaggacccgagttcaaatccggcctcagacacttgatacacttactagctatgtgaccctgaacaactcacttaaccttgtttgcctcagttgcctcatctgccaaaagagctggagaaagaaatggcagactactctagtttcttcaccaagaaaaccccaaatgggatcgtgaagagttggacatgactgaaatgcctaAACATGAACAGGAACAGCTCACAGCTCAGAGCCCAGGACTATAGGGATAGGAGTTCAAGTTCCAGATGAAAGAGGAGGAGTTATGCTGTGGCATTATAGTGTAAAAATGTGGTATCTGCTGTCAGATgtgttttttcattaattttgttttacatgttctttttgttctctttggtaGGAGGAAAGACATTGTGGTGAGAGTGAGGATACGGCAAAGAGGGGCATATTCAGAAATGACTATATAAGaagaaaaggcatcaataaaactgtttgtaaaaaaattttgtgaagaaagaaatctaggctgtaaaccccaagatatcttgtgagttTTCAGAGATCAAAATATGTATTTCTTTGGTCAGAACACCTGGGGGTAAGGGTATGATACTGTttgtggacagagagagagaggatgcagggagaggaggagaaaagcaaagacagaagaaaggagggaatgagCTACATTACCCAAGTGGAACTAGCCAACTGAATCCCCAGTGTGGCACCTACTACTACTTACAGGTTATTGTTTGCTTGTCATTCTCTAAGAgaaccataacatcaggaaggtaatgccATGGCTTgcaatgaattggatttgagtgtgGGAGGGCTTTGCAGTCAACAGCCACCAGCATCTTCTTGGACAGACTTCAGACTTCTTGGAAAAACCCAGGATGTAAGAGTTAGCAATACAAGACAGTACAAaattctttcctcatctatgtGATGTAAATTACATATGCTATTCAGAATGGGAGCTGGAAGACTGGTAAAAAGCTAGCTGGAAATAACACTGGTGCAGGAGGCCCCCAAAATTGGGTTCAACTTCTGGCTTTGACATTTAATAACATTGGGATCTTAAATAAGTGAGTCAGTtgttctgagtctcagttttgtcacagataagatggggataatacttACATCACCCACTTCTATTTTTCCACTATGAGAAATTCCTCTTCTTAGTAAAGTCTTTGCTAagcaccccaccaccaccaacttaaatgtttattttctcatcAAATTTTTCTAGAGTACTTCATCTAAATTTctctacttttccctttttaaactaGTTTTTATTACCCGGTTCTGTAATAGTTGTACTCCAGCAATTACCCTCCACCCCAATTCTGGATCAACTCTGCCTATGGTATACCTCAGAGAAAATGGCTTAAAGCTGgtccccttttccatttgattaatgATCAAAGTTGTCAAACCAGACTCTTAGCCTATTTATCTAATCAGGAATTCTTCTTAAGGGTGGGGCTCCACTGAGGAACCCACCCACTTAAACGTCTAATTAAGTAAGGTTCTCGAAGTTTAAATTACTTCTTCTCTACTTAATGATTTTTgtccttgttcagtcattttgtgactccatttgggattttctttggaAAGATGCACTGGATTGTTGCTATGTAACACATTCAAGAAAGATTATAataaattttgtaattatttttttttattatttttttttcagttattgaaGTGTTTTATTGTGCATTTAGCATAGTGTTCCTATAGCATGTAAGAATGTctgacaattccagaggacttaagatgaaaaatgctatccagttCCAGagaaagagtctgaatgcagatcaaagcatactttttttttggtctgttctctttcacaacatgactcatatggaaatatgttttgaatgactacacatatataacctacattaaattgcttgccttctccattggtgggggagaggaagagagggagagaatgtggaactcaacatttcaaaaaacgaatgttaaaaattgtttttacatgtaattggaaaaaaaaatttgttaaaagTCTGTAAGACAGGGTGACTTTCTCTATGATATAACTCCAAGCTATGGAGTCTAAAAT
Proteins encoded in this window:
- the LOC118854720 gene encoding probable E3 ubiquitin-protein ligase TRIML1; the encoded protein is MVGLTTCDQHWEKEKFFCEEDQRVLCDSCLLAQEHKDHQVLPLDTATDKGKDKLQKIRTLLQKKEEEFKTALGKVRERETCCKDDAYTLKHSIISEYKKMHQFLWDEEYQYLQRLDEESRDNLFKLEESKANLSRQIQNLQQMILEVKDNLDKAPLEMLQGMMGTLKRSEESLLQEPELVSPAWLTFPITGLREVLRTFQTDITLDPESANPLLILSGDLKSVQYGSVPQDLPDNKDRFDCVLAVLGAQTFTSGKHYWEVHVGDKTEWELGICKDSVSRKGKLSSSSEDVKTILGCTWGNCFLLWNSQMGFQHSPPIQKVGIFLDYEKGHIAFYDVTEGSLIHSFSNIAFEGPLRPYFSLCLPNKESRPGSLTICTGE